The genomic DNA GATATTGGCGTTTTCACctaaaaagaagaaatgaagTATCCGTGCTTTGCACAAAGCTATCTTGTTGTGCTTTGATTGTATAGTAGTAAACAAATAtctttttggaaaatttggtGGCTCTGAAAAGAGCCAATGAGTGGCAAAAATGGGATTTCGCCATGGTGTTTgtgcatgctgctgctgcgacatGGTGATCGAGTTGTTCGGTCGGCACGGTGATCCAGTTGTCCAGTCCAGAAAATATGAAATAGAAAATTAGTTCATGATGTGAACAATGAGGATGGGTTATGtacttacttatttacttatcaggcgaTACAACCGCCTCGCGGTCTTGGCATCCTGCAGAAGTCTCGATCGGTTCGGTGATCGTGGCGTTAGTGGCACCAGCCTCCACAAAGCAGAACCGGACATACAAATTCCAACTGGACCGTCTTTCCTTACGCAAAACGGATTATTCAGCTGCTGCCAAAATAAGGCAagatagccagaaatggcagtccaaGACCTCGTGAGGTTGAAAAGCCAAAGGAGAAAGACGACGAACAAGGATAGGATAGGATAGGATAGGTATGACAGCATAGACAAGGATAGGAGAGGATAGGAGAGGATAGGAATTACAGGTAGTCATGGTCACGGTTTTGAGAGGCATAATAACTTGTAACCTGCTCGTTCATCGTATTGGTTACCGCCTGAATCAGCTTGGCACAAAACTCTGGGTCACTTTGTTCAAAAGTGGCAACTTGTGCCTCCACAAAATCACCCAGAGCTCTGGCCTTGGTGACCGTACGACGAGCAGACGATGTCTCACAAATCCTCTTAACCGTTTCCAAACATTCAGTAATTTGGAGGGAACGACTATTTTGCTTCCGCTTTCGCGGATTTAATTGCCGTCCCGGAAGCATGGTGGATGTGGATGGGGTCGGTGGCAATTCTTCCAAATGCTCCCGCGATGAGGCACTTGGCAGAATGCCGGATGAGGGTAGGACCGGTGGGTGGGAGGGGATCATGGTTGATGTGGATGGGAGTGGCGACGATGCTTCCAAATTTGCCTGAAATGAtagataaaattatttataactATTGATGGTAACTTTCGGAGACACAAATACCATATTCAGcgtataattaaaaatatcccGCGCGCtataaatattgaaatttatataataaaatggatgttttcattaatttaaacaacaccccttcccccccccccccaggcaCCCCTTCCTTCCTGTACACGAATCGTTAACAGTTTGACAAAATTGTTGGTCAAATTTTGAGTTGACGCTCCGTGTACTGTATTCATAGTTGCACGTTACacataatatttatttagatttttattttatatcttTTCAGCTGCCGTCCAGTGCTACAGAATGGCTTAAAACATCGAGCGCATTTGAGGAAAAGTGGAATTTCCCTCATGCTATTGCTTCAATTGATGGAAAACACGTATCCATCAAAGCACCATCAAATTCTGGGAGCcagttttttaattataaaaaaacattcagCATAGTCCTTCTGGCTATGGTAGACGCCAACTATAACTTCCTTTTTGTTGACGTCGGTTGTCAGGGACGTATATCTGATGGTGGCGTTTTGGCAAACAGCCTGATCTATCACAAACTGGAACGGAACGAGTTGAATATACCCCCTCCAGAAATTCTCCAAGTTCCGTATCAGATAAAGGTTCCATACTACCTTTTGGGTGATCAGGCGTTTGCCATGAAAGAATACTGCCTCCGTCCATTTGGAGGAATGCATGCGGCAGATTCCGTGGAGCGTCATTTTAACTACAGGCATTCTCGGGCGCGTCGAACCGTGGAAAATGCGTTTGGCATACTATCACAGGTGTTCCGAGTGTTCCTGAAACCGATAGAGTTGGAACCGCCCGTAGCAGAAAAGGTCGTCTTAGCAGCTGTTTACCTGCACAACTTTAGACGACGACAAACGCTATACAATTTTTCCGATGCACTTCTGCCACCCAGTACAAGTCAGCCTTCCTCATCGATGATAATAGAAGAACTGGATGATGTAGCAACACCAGCTTCAATGCTTCCGATCCCTGCTATACCCATTAGGCCAACCAGAGCATTGCAAAACATGCGAACACATGTAGCCCATCATCTTAAGTGGAATGACCCACTTTCTTATCCTCTACCACAACCCCGAAGAGCTGCACAATAATAGTAACATGATCACCAGCATTATCATCaggtcaggatgggatttgatccccggtcctgccgtaaaAACCGTTGCTGGTATCCATGTTGGCAATCGAACCGCCCCGTATATAAATATGTGTGGCAGCGCTAGGAAGTATCGACAATCACTTATATAGATTACTTACGGAATTCAAAGTTGGCCGCGGTACCGTCGTGTCCTGCAGGAACGCCATATGCTCATAAGCATACCAACTGTGTTCTACAATGTCATCCGTCCCTGCAATCACGTTATACTTTGTTagatacaaataaataaataaaaatccaaattATTTACCTGCTCCAGTCACCATACTACGCGAAATGTCCTTGCGAATCCGTCTATAGGTGTTTGAGAGGTTTTTCCACTTTGCGTGGACAACCTCGTGCGAACGCCCCATAACGTTCGCAATTTCCTTCCATGCCTGGTGGCGGATCTCGGCATTTTTGTACATGCGATCCGTGTCCTTCCACAGGCATGTGTATGATTTTACCAACTCTATTAGTTGGAGAACTTCCTCCACCTCTTGAATTGGCTGGAATAAGAAATaggaaacaaattgttagtTATATAGCTACAGATTAAGTCCCTTGAAGGCCCTATATACAATATAAGTGTGGTATCTGTACCACCTCGAACATGTCCACCGGGGGAGCGTTCCCCTAAGCGGAAACTACTAAGAGGAAACCTCTAAACAGATTGAAAACTGGGGGTCCTTGCTTCTACTGGTCGGACAGGAGGGGAGTGCATTGTGAgtttcaccaaccacccccccccccactccgcGGCCACTCAGTCCATTGAATCTGCTGTTCAGCCAAAAAGGGGTCGAGGGGGGATCGATCTTTTGAGGATCCTTTATAAGCTCCTTAATGATCTTAAGTTGAatccgccgctgctgctgttacctTTTTAACCTTTTTAACTTCATAAATTTCGTGATACTTACATTTTTTACTTGCTTCTGACCCGATTTCTCCATATTTTAAGCAATGAAAATTTTTAAGTAGCAACACTGCACAGCCAAACCGACAGACTAACTTGCGTTTCTGGGAAAGCGTTTAACGATCACTAAGGAAAAAGCATGGTAGGTGAAGtcaaaatggtaaaaaaaaaattttcccaatttttattattccgGAAATTGCTGTTCAACAAATCAaaagcaatgaatttagcaATTAATGAATATGCAACAATTTTACCAAAACCAATCCATTTCCGTTTTATGTAAAGTATCAGCtggtacattttattttattttgaccCTACCGCTAATGCTGTAGTTTCACTGTGTGCGgcttaaaatcgataaatttaaaaaaataacaattttcCATTCGTTTCATAAATCATTTCTTTATTTACATCATAAATATACAAAACAATATTGAACAGTATAAGAACATTGTATTTGTGATCGGTTGTTTATCGGAAACATTTGTAAAAATGTTGATATAATTACCATTTCGCGGGTTGGGTAAATTAGCAGGAAAATAGATAATATTCACAGCTTTCCTATAAATCATTCCATAATATCAATTAAGTGAGGAGAAATTTCTTCAAATATAGTATTGACGAAAAGCGCTACAATTCTTAACCATTTAGAAACATATATATTCATTTCCGGAATCATAAcggtgaatttttaaatttatgtgtTGACTGTTCGTCGCACGACAGTTCAACTCCCCAACCTACCAGTGCTAACCACCACATCCCCGATCCGTCATCCAAGTCGCCGGCGTGTTTCCCGCATACATCGGGTTACAAGCCGGCGACTTGAGAACAATAGGTCGCTGGAGCTGTCAAAAGTCGCCTGTCAAAAGTATGTCCCGTCTACGCGAAgctttatacaaaaaaggctaaatttcaaaaaaaaattgcccgatcctcgccataactgctcgcttcatgcgcgaatgctcgttacgctcttagagcagctcagcaccataccagttcgccgttggaacgagcagcacagcacacacccgttcgctctcgcgtgcagtggcgctcaaacattttctcgctttccgcaatgtgccgggcactgctcgaaccatgatcctccgcttgagagcccctgagtgcgagagagcgaacacacgtgtgcaggggcgctcgaactgtttctcgcgcgcggTTTTGGTACTGgaatgcagcgcgcattataaaaccgtatggaaacccctgcaaatttttgcttctctctttccttcttcgctctgccctgagcacgctgagcgacagtcgtgctctgaatgtgatggggggaggatgtcgcacgcgcacggataagccgaagcgcatgacccggtgtttgaatgcagatggtgttattattgttcgtgtatttgcgtgtaggtgagctacggtagcctggagtttccCTTATtgacgatcgattcgtgtttgccgcttcccgaaacatgttttctgcgagagatgaggtatggttcagcatctcatctacgacgaagagcatcatttctcaactcaccgtcttgtttttttcccctaaaggagcactggcgaacacgaggagtgcaacggagagaaagaaacatgaacgggtttgttgaataaataataattcagcgtaatatcacaatctaatccgagtgttattgtttgctttgttttgatttgcgctgccataccCAACCAACCATACTGACAGCGTCCGGAATAACATTGCCTGCGAGAGCGAGATCACCATGACCGAAACACTGTCTTTCTTTCTCACGCTGCCTATGCTCAGAAGAACTGACGAACGATATGCCGGACGGTGCAAAGATCAGTCGAATGTTTGTGAGTCCGTGTTGGTTGTCAGCGCTTTTCTTTCAATCAAAACATAACCGATCAGACCGTTATTGTGAGTTAACGAAATAAagagttttaaaaaaaatgataatgtCTCGTAGAACGTTTTTTAATCGACATCGGCGTACGGGAAGCCTGTACAAGTTGAATGCTAAAAGGCTGAACCGACTGAGCAACTTTGATGAATCCTCTGGTAGGTATAAATAagtgattaaaattgtggaTGAGGTATACGTAAcgaaagtttaaaagtgtttaTGCCACGGATAAACCATTATTGTTGTGCTTAATTAGAAAATTTCATTGTATTTTAGATGATGTTGATACTATTGACGATGGAGCAGGATTCAGTGCGTGGAATGCTCCTTCAGCAAATTTACAATCATCCGGCGAGGAGGCGAATTCCGAGGATCCTGAGGAAGCAACAGCTCGGCACGGAAAATATGGGGACATGTCGCTGAAAGAATGTCTTCGATACTGTGCTTTGGTGAAAGGGATCCCTCATGAAACCATGAATTTAATTCTGGACGTTCTCCGAGAAAAAACTCCTTATAATTTACCTAAGGACGCTCGGACACTATTAAAAACGAGCCGAACAGCTGCatcaaacatcatcaacgTTGAAGGAGGGTTGTATTGGTACAAAGGCGTAAAACAGTGCCTTTTAAATCGTTTCCGGTAAGTAAACATTGTATTTAATTAGTTTTAAATGCTaatgctttattttctttcagCAATACGACTTTACCGGCAGAGTTGTCGCTCAACGTATCAATCGATGGGTTGCCGCTGCATAATAGTAGCCCAGCTACATTTTGGCCTATACTGATTTCCGTACATGAAATGCCCTTGGCTCCTCCAATGACGGTGGCTATCTTCCACGGGATAACAAAGCCCCCTAGTATCGAGGAGTTCTTGCGACCTTTTGTGACCGAGCTAAACGAATTAGAGGAATTTGGATTGACTATCAATAATATGCAGCACGAAATCAAAGTTCGGGCTGTAATAGCAGATGCCCCGGCAAGGGCGTTTTTGAAAGGtatatttaatataaaaaatggtTGATGGTAATTTAGCCTCTTTAatacatacattttttttccaatgttAAATTAATTCTTTTCCAGATGTTGCTAACTTTAATGCCAAGCATGGATGCTTGAAGTGCACCTGTGTCGGTGAGCATAATTCTAGCTCGCGTACGGTTGTCTTCACTGATTGCGATACACCGCTGAGGACAGACTCCTTATTTCGACAATTTGCGTACGGGATACATCATAAGGAACCATCCCCTTTCCTAGATTTACTATACATAGACATGATAGAAGATATAATAATATCGGATCGGTTACATTTATTAGATCTAGGAATTATGCGGAAACTTTTAAAATGATGGGTTTTAGGGCGGTTAGGGCAACCCAAATGGTCTACTGCCACGTGCATCGCATTTTCCAAAGCTCTGAAAGCGATAAAATTGCCTAACGAAATACACCGTTCCTTCCGTAACATTCAGGACATAAATTATTGGAAGGCGTCGGAGTATAGTTCCTTCTTGCACTATGCTAGTGTAGGAGTTTTGAAGGACTACATTGCTGACGACCAATACAAgcattttatgttatttttttgcgcaataacaattttttcttccaatgcTTACAGATCGTACTGGGAGTATGGTGGGCAGCTTTTAAAAAGTTTTGTCACCCAATTCCCTCAAATTTATGGGACCAGGTACATGACTAGCAATGTGCATAATCTGCTGCATGTGGTTGAGGAGATAAAAAAGTTTGGCCCTCTGAATACTCTATCTGCGTATCCATTTGAAAAT from Anopheles stephensi strain Indian chromosome 2, UCI_ANSTEP_V1.0, whole genome shotgun sequence includes the following:
- the LOC118517730 gene encoding putative nuclease HARBI1; its protein translation is MDIDFEEIAPALAEQVATLMMHLIEDEEEEEEESRPAKVRRCWTTDLFLEREDVWGRLLEAIDGEGPNYRIHDFLRLDREEFLHILSLIAPKICRENTNMRKAITPKQRLAIALRYLATGDSYESLAYLFRVSSRSVSHIVQEVCSCLIQDLKEYVKLPSSATEWLKTSSAFEEKWNFPHAIASIDGKHVSIKAPSNSGSQFFNYKKTFSIVLLAMVDANYNFLFVDVGCQGRISDGGVLANSLIYHKLERNELNIPPPEILQVPYQIKVPYYLLGDQAFAMKEYCLRPFGGMHAADSVERHFNYRHSRARRTVENAFGILSQVFRVFLKPIELEPPVAEKVVLAAVYLHNFRRRQTLYNFSDALLPPSTSQPSSSMIIEELDDVATPASMLPIPAIPIRPTRALQNMRTHVAHHLKWNDPLSYPLPQPRRAAQ
- the LOC118507938 gene encoding uncharacterized protein LOC118507938 — its product is MEKSGQKQVKNPIQEVEEVLQLIELVKSYTCLWKDTDRMYKNAEIRHQAWKEIANVMGRSHEVVHAKWKNLSNTYRRIRKDISRSMVTGAGTDDIVEHSWYAYEHMAFLQDTTVPRPTLNSVSNLYK
- the LOC118507961 gene encoding uncharacterized protein LOC118507961; amino-acid sequence: MSRRTFFNRHRRTGSLYKLNAKRLNRLSNFDESSDDVDTIDDGAGFSAWNAPSANLQSSGEEANSEDPEEATARHGKYGDMSLKECLRYCALVKGIPHETMNLILDVLREKTPYNLPKDARTLLKTSRTAASNIINVEGGLYWYKGVKQCLLNRFRNTTLPAELSLNVSIDGLPLHNSSPATFWPILISVHEMPLAPPMTVAIFHGITKPPSIEEFLRPFVTELNELEEFGLTINNMQHEIKVRAVIADAPARAFLKGIFNIKNG